In a genomic window of Panthera tigris isolate Pti1 chromosome D4, P.tigris_Pti1_mat1.1, whole genome shotgun sequence:
- the LOC102965555 gene encoding olfactory receptor 1L8-like — protein MERVNQTSSVSEFILLGLSSRPGDQKPLFILFLTMYLVTITGNLLIILAIHSDPQLQTPMYFFLSFLSFTDICFTTTIVPRMLLSFLSEKTISYAGCLTQMYFIYALGNTDSCLLAVMALDRYVAICDPFHYVTTMSHHRCVLLVAFSCSLPHLHSLLHTLLLNRLTFCDNNVIHHFLCDLSPLMKLSCSSTFLNEIVIMSECSVVLVTPFLCITFSYIRILITVLKIPSAAGKRKAFSTCGSHLTVVTLFYGSIFYVYLQPLSTYTARDHIATLVYTVLTSMLNPFIYSLRNKDLKQGLRKLMGRRKSQAAPS, from the coding sequence ATGGAAAGAGTCAACCAAACCAGCAGTGTTTCTGAGTTCATCCTCCTGGGACTCTCCTCCCGGCCTGGGGACCAGAAACCACTCTTTATCCTCTTCCTCACCATGTACCTGGTCACCATAACAGGGAACCTGCTCATCATCCTTGCCATCCACTCTGACCCCCAGCTCCAGAcccccatgtatttcttcctgagtTTCCTGTCCTTCACTGACATTTGCTTTACAACAACCATTGTCCCCAGGATGCTACTGAGCTTTCTGTCAGAGAAGACCATCTCCTATGCTGGGTGTCTGAcacagatgtattttatttatgctcTGGGCAACACTGACAGCTGCCTCCTGGCGGTCATGGCCCttgaccgctatgtggccatctgtgaCCCCTTCCACTATGTCACCACCATGAGCCACCACCGCTGTGTCCTGCTGGTGGCCTTTTCCTGCTCACTTCCTCACCTCCACTCACTCCTACACACACTGCTACTGAATCGTCTCACCTTCTGTGACAACAATGTTATCCATCACTTCCTCTGTGACCTCAGTCCCCTGATGAAATTGTCCTGCTCCTCCACATTTCTCAATGAAATTGTGATAATGTCAGAATGTTCAGTTGTTTTGGTGACCCCCTTTCTGTGCATCACTTTCTCTTATATACGAATCCTCATCACAGTTCTCAAGATCCCCTCAGCTGCTGGGAAACGcaaagccttctccacctgtggTTCTCACCTCACTGTGGTAACCCTCTTTTATGGAAGCATCTTCTACGTCTATTTACAGCCCCTATCCACCTACACTGCCAGGGACCACATAGCAACACTTGTCTACACAGTTCTTACCTCCATGCTGAACCCTTTTATCTATAGCCTGAGAAACAAAGACCTGAAACAGGGCCTGAGGAAGCTGATGGGCAGGAGGAAATCCCAGGCAGCACCCTCTTGA